In Bradyrhizobium lablabi, one DNA window encodes the following:
- a CDS encoding ANTAR domain-containing response regulator, which translates to MAIQILRDLRGLRVQVVHPPDNERVRLVEHLRRIGCMVETQWPVPDCWTGSSDVMLLAIEHDVRGDIQRLLKSNDGPRPTLIAVVGYEDPSTLQLVLEAGAVAVIERPIRPFGLLTNLTIARSIWLEKRETDKRIRKLERKLSGLQRIQKAKAILMDGQGLSEAEAYESIRRQAMAKRLSMDDMAAAIIHANELLQYRAKDV; encoded by the coding sequence GTGGCGATCCAAATCCTTCGCGATCTTCGTGGCCTGCGCGTGCAGGTCGTGCATCCGCCCGACAATGAACGCGTCAGGCTGGTCGAGCATCTTCGCCGCATCGGCTGCATGGTCGAGACGCAATGGCCGGTGCCGGATTGCTGGACCGGCAGTTCGGACGTGATGCTGCTGGCCATCGAACATGACGTCCGCGGCGATATTCAACGCCTGCTGAAATCGAATGACGGGCCGCGGCCGACGCTGATCGCGGTCGTCGGCTATGAGGATCCCTCGACACTTCAATTGGTTTTGGAGGCCGGAGCGGTTGCCGTCATCGAGCGGCCGATCCGCCCCTTCGGCCTGCTCACCAATCTGACCATCGCCCGCAGCATCTGGCTGGAGAAACGCGAGACCGACAAGCGCATCCGCAAACTGGAGCGCAAACTTTCAGGTCTGCAGCGAATTCAGAAAGCCAAGGCGATCCTGATGGACGGCCAGGGCTTGAGCGAAGCCGAAGCGTACGAAAGCATTCGCCGCCAGGCGATGGCGAAGCGATTGTCGATGGACGACATGGCGGCCGCGATCATTCACGCAAATGAACTCTTGCAGTATCGCGCAAAAGATGTTTAG